In Bdellovibrio sp. GT3, one genomic interval encodes:
- a CDS encoding NAD(P)/FAD-dependent oxidoreductase, whose product MPLHHPKSSDQKIVIIIGGGFAGLSAAKSLANKEKVHVVLVDQRNHHLFQPLLYQVATAGLNPSDIAVPIRAEFSKADNVEIHMGRVDSVDLEKKFVVSNEVELHYDYLIVATGAQHSYFGNPEWEEYAPGLKTVEQATEIRRRILQAFEDAENEMDAEKQKALLNFVVVGAGPTGVELAGAIADIARTVLVKDFNHINPASARVLLVEAGPKILSTFNDGLCKRAMRDLQEMGVEVRTSSRVEKIDENGVRIAGEFMPARSVFWAAGVQASRMKFTPEVAKDRAGRVIVQQDFSIENFPDTFVIGDMAHFEISPNKLLPGLAPAAMQAGKFVGNVVLQSIEGQVRSSFKYLDKGQMATIGKRRAIAEYGSLRMKGVIAWLAWLFVHVLYLIGFRNRLSVITEWTWSYVFSKRGSRLITSRDWKLKN is encoded by the coding sequence ATGCCGTTACATCACCCGAAAAGTAGTGACCAAAAGATAGTTATAATTATTGGTGGAGGTTTCGCGGGCTTAAGTGCCGCGAAATCTCTGGCCAACAAAGAAAAAGTTCATGTTGTCCTGGTTGATCAACGTAATCATCACTTGTTTCAACCGCTGTTGTATCAAGTTGCAACGGCCGGATTAAATCCCTCCGACATCGCAGTTCCCATCCGGGCAGAGTTTTCCAAAGCCGACAACGTTGAAATTCACATGGGACGGGTCGATTCTGTCGATCTGGAAAAGAAATTTGTCGTCTCGAACGAAGTTGAGCTGCACTACGACTACCTAATTGTGGCGACGGGTGCGCAACACAGCTATTTCGGGAATCCCGAGTGGGAAGAGTACGCTCCGGGTTTGAAAACCGTTGAGCAGGCGACAGAGATTCGCCGTCGTATTCTGCAGGCCTTTGAGGATGCGGAAAATGAAATGGATGCGGAGAAGCAAAAGGCATTGCTGAATTTTGTCGTGGTTGGTGCAGGACCGACAGGTGTTGAGCTGGCCGGGGCTATTGCGGATATTGCCAGAACAGTTTTGGTTAAAGATTTTAATCATATTAATCCGGCGAGTGCCCGTGTGTTGCTGGTGGAGGCCGGTCCCAAAATTTTATCTACCTTCAATGATGGTCTTTGCAAGCGCGCGATGCGCGATTTGCAGGAGATGGGTGTTGAAGTGCGCACATCATCGCGCGTTGAGAAGATAGATGAAAACGGAGTGAGAATTGCAGGGGAGTTTATGCCTGCGCGCTCTGTATTTTGGGCGGCAGGAGTGCAGGCTTCGCGAATGAAATTCACACCCGAAGTTGCGAAGGATCGTGCGGGTAGAGTTATTGTTCAACAGGATTTTTCAATTGAAAATTTCCCAGACACATTTGTTATTGGAGATATGGCTCACTTTGAAATTTCTCCTAACAAGTTGCTTCCTGGCTTAGCACCTGCGGCTATGCAAGCTGGCAAATTTGTTGGTAATGTGGTACTACAAAGTATCGAAGGGCAAGTCCGAAGCTCCTTCAAATATTTGGATAAGGGCCAGATGGCCACTATCGGAAAACGCAGAGCAATCGCCGAATATGGCTCCCTCAGAATGAAAGGGGTCATTGCATGGCTGGCATGGTTATTCGTTCACGTACTTTACCTGATCGGATTTAGAAACAGATTGTCTGTAATTACTGAGTGGACTTGGAGTTATGTTTTCTCCAAGCGCGGCTCAAGATTAATTACCTCGCGTGATTGGAAATTGAAAAACTAA
- a CDS encoding MarR family winged helix-turn-helix transcriptional regulator: MAKLFIQDLPTEQEIKASVENLHTEEVDTGILHANLLLMKVANELDNHFENILSKYSLSTGRFTLLYMLRNAPEGLSPSALASMAGVTQATISGLLNNMEKNELIVRETHAKDGRSFVIKLTDKGNNTLKEIFPQWYPRVKSFWDQQFTREQMLSFKATLEEMIKKTEILATEG; this comes from the coding sequence ATGGCGAAATTATTTATTCAGGACTTGCCGACAGAACAAGAGATTAAGGCATCCGTTGAAAACCTGCACACAGAAGAGGTGGACACAGGGATTCTTCATGCAAATCTTCTATTGATGAAGGTCGCTAATGAGTTGGACAATCATTTTGAAAATATCCTGTCCAAGTACAGCCTTTCAACAGGGCGTTTTACTTTGTTGTACATGTTGAGAAATGCACCAGAAGGTTTAAGCCCATCAGCATTGGCATCCATGGCGGGTGTGACTCAGGCTACAATTTCCGGCCTTTTGAATAACATGGAGAAAAACGAACTGATCGTTCGCGAAACTCACGCGAAAGACGGACGTTCTTTCGTTATCAAATTGACCGACAAAGGTAACAATACTCTGAAAGAGATCTTTCCACAGTGGTATCCACGCGTGAAAAGTTTTTGGGATCAACAGTTCACTCGTGAGCAAATGCTGAGCTTTAAAGCCACATTGGAAGAGATGATCAAAAAAACAGAGATCCTTGCGACTGAAGGATAG
- a CDS encoding DNA-binding domain-containing protein gives MTINEAQHLFKRNVLDGQADAQSIRDLRPVGNISLDQGFEIYHDMYHSKLAGSLGKTFETVAWVLGRDLFHDVSTRYIDSQPSVSFMLSDYGVSFPEHLGSTMRTRGIPFLTDLARFEWLIKEVQNAATPNPLPAASLKEQLQSSNFKIGFVEAMRVHQSMHSVLELWERRKEPAYVYEEINWSQPQSLLIYKLNGHAVAEPIDPIHAEIILSLQDGKSITDALLEFSQIVSPAEVNRLFKTLIRAGVIDDFIPL, from the coding sequence ATGACAATCAACGAAGCCCAGCATTTGTTTAAACGAAACGTCCTAGATGGCCAAGCCGATGCTCAATCCATTCGGGATCTCCGTCCTGTGGGTAACATCTCTTTGGATCAGGGATTTGAAATCTATCACGACATGTACCACTCCAAGCTTGCCGGCTCGTTGGGGAAAACCTTTGAAACCGTCGCTTGGGTTTTGGGTCGTGACTTGTTTCATGATGTTTCCACCCGTTATATCGACTCACAACCTTCAGTTAGTTTTATGCTTTCTGATTACGGCGTCAGCTTTCCAGAACACCTGGGTTCAACAATGCGAACCAGGGGTATTCCTTTTCTGACGGACCTGGCGCGCTTTGAATGGCTTATCAAAGAGGTCCAAAACGCGGCAACACCAAACCCCTTGCCCGCCGCAAGCCTGAAGGAGCAACTGCAATCCAGTAACTTTAAAATAGGTTTTGTGGAAGCGATGCGCGTGCATCAAAGCATGCATTCAGTCCTGGAACTTTGGGAACGTCGCAAGGAGCCTGCATATGTTTATGAGGAGATTAACTGGAGCCAACCACAAAGCTTGTTGATCTATAAACTCAATGGACATGCCGTGGCCGAGCCTATCGATCCCATTCACGCCGAAATCATCTTGAGCCTGCAAGACGGCAAAAGCATCACCGATGCGCTCTTGGAGTTTTCGCAGATAGTATCGCCAGCCGAAGTTAACAGACTCTTCAAGACTCTGATTCGTGCTGGCGTAATAGATGATTTTATTCCTTTATAG
- a CDS encoding multinuclear nonheme iron-dependent oxidase, with product MMHSRSNYKVGMMLHSAHFPYLQSEPHTDVAWLEGTTEDYLSPQSYSLEVLKKLRHDYPVALHGSHLNIGNPQGPDLNYLKALRTLNENIEPFLISDHLSWNGSSDLNMHNLLPLPWNEETLQVVCNNIDTVQSHLKTPIALENIATYVNYADSNQTEIEFISELARRTGCGLVLDLTALFVNSLNHGFCPGRFLQKVPMNQVKLVHLSGPTETESHWIDKKATAISTPVWELFKQMAPLIRHLPIGIERIKNIPEFNELEMEVIKASFILESSNDNQRSPAFV from the coding sequence ATGATGCATTCCCGTTCAAACTATAAGGTGGGCATGATGTTACATAGTGCCCACTTTCCCTACCTTCAATCCGAGCCGCACACGGATGTAGCCTGGCTTGAAGGCACAACAGAAGACTACCTGTCCCCTCAGAGCTACTCGTTGGAAGTGCTGAAAAAATTGCGCCACGACTATCCTGTTGCACTTCATGGGTCCCATCTGAATATCGGAAATCCCCAAGGGCCCGATTTGAATTACCTGAAAGCTTTGCGCACGCTGAATGAAAACATCGAGCCGTTTCTGATTTCAGATCACTTAAGTTGGAACGGAAGCAGCGACCTGAATATGCACAATCTTCTTCCCCTGCCATGGAACGAAGAGACCTTGCAAGTGGTCTGCAACAATATCGATACAGTTCAAAGTCATTTAAAGACCCCTATCGCGCTGGAGAACATCGCGACCTACGTGAACTATGCCGACAGCAATCAGACGGAAATTGAGTTTATCAGCGAGCTGGCCCGACGCACTGGATGTGGTTTGGTTTTGGATTTGACGGCCTTGTTTGTGAATTCCCTTAACCACGGTTTCTGTCCTGGCAGATTCCTGCAAAAAGTTCCTATGAATCAAGTTAAGCTGGTGCATTTGTCCGGGCCGACTGAAACCGAATCCCATTGGATCGACAAGAAAGCCACGGCAATTTCAACTCCGGTCTGGGAATTATTTAAACAGATGGCACCCTTGATTCGTCATCTGCCCATTGGAATTGAACGCATAAAAAATATTCCGGAATTTAACGAATTGGAAATGGAAGTGATCAAAGCTTCATTCATCCTGGAGAGCTCAAATGACAATCAACGAAGCCCAGCATTTGTTTAA